The proteins below come from a single Elgaria multicarinata webbii isolate HBS135686 ecotype San Diego chromosome 11, rElgMul1.1.pri, whole genome shotgun sequence genomic window:
- the LOC134406632 gene encoding voltage-dependent L-type calcium channel subunit beta-1-like: MFCFGPLLLLCCDRTNPRVIFFLPPCAWCVVNAFFNQGPYLVHGEEPHDAEHAGLHDYAGQPAGRGHIRSLQPPSHFAARGLSRQDTFDAEMQGSRDSAYTDPVDSCMDMETDPYEEPEPRRPQCLGHRHPQCQGSWEAEEPEPHRTQGRAHRRPQSQGSWEAEEPDRQNHNRPLRGRGKGRERYCQNDEEALGHNHNDVEAWGHDAYIR; this comes from the coding sequence ATGTTCTGCTTTGGGCCGTTGTTGCTGCTGTGCTGTGACCGCACTAACCCTCGTGTtatcttttttcttcctccttgtgCATGGTGTGTGGTGAATGCATTTTTCAATCAGGGACCCTACTTGGTGCACGGCGAGGAGCCTCATGACGCTGAGCACGCCGGCCTGCACGACTATGCAGGGCAGCCAGCTGGGCGTGGCCATATCCGCTCCCTACAACCTCCCTCACACTTTGCTGCCCGTGGCCTTTCCCGCCAGGATACCTTTGATGCGGAGATGCAGGGCAGCCGTGATTCCGCTTACACCGAtccagtggattcctgcatggacaTGGAGACCGATCCCTATGAGGAACCGGAGCCCCGTCGCCCGCAATGCCTGGGCCACCGCCACCCCCAGTGCCAGGGCTCCTGGGAGGCTGAAGAGCCGGAGCCTCATCGCACCCAAGGCCGGGCCCACCGCCGTCCCCAGAGCCAGGGCTCCTGGGAGGCTGAGGAGCCTGACCGACAAAACCACAACCGGCCTCTACGTGGGCGTGGCAAGGGGCGGGAGCGCTACTGCCAGAATGATGAGGAAGCCCTGGGCCACAACCACAACGATGTGGAGGCCTGGGGGCATGATGCCTATATCCGCTAA